From one Rosa rugosa chromosome 4, drRosRugo1.1, whole genome shotgun sequence genomic stretch:
- the LOC133707068 gene encoding late embryogenesis abundant protein At1g64065-like, whose amino-acid sequence MAEKHNHTQQALVQGHPRNGEDHSTTFQFQDEIKREKRMKLYKYIGIFIVFQIIILTVFGLMVMKVKTPKVRLGAINIQSLNSVPATPSFDASFTTQIRVKNPNWGPFKFDASTATFSYQGVPVGQVVIPKSKARMRSTKKIGVTVSLNSKALPSSSDLGSELKSGVLTLSSQAKLSGKVEIMAVTKKNKSAQMDCAIVFDLSRKAIQALQCK is encoded by the coding sequence ATGGCTGAGAAGCACAATCATACGCAACAAGCACTGGTTCAAGGGCACCCGAGAAATGGTGAAGATCACTCGACCACTTTCCAATTCCAGGATGAGATCAAGCGTGAGAAGAGAATGAAATTGTACAAATATATTGGTATTTTCATTGTGTTTCAGATTATAATTTTGACTGTGTTTGGTCTCATGGTGATGAAAGTTAAGACCCCTAAGGTGAGATTGGGCGCCATCAACATTCAAAGTCTCAACTCCGTCCCTGCAACACCTTCTTTTGATGCAAGCTTCACCACCCAAATTAGGGTTAAGAACCCGAACTGGGGCCCCTTTAAGTTTGATGCAAGCACTGCAACTTTTTCGTACCAAGGCGTGCCTGTGGGGCAAGTTGTGATTCCGAAGAGCAAGGCTAGAATGCGTTCGACCAAGAAGATTGGTGTCACGGTGAGTTTGAATTCCAAAGCATTGCCAAGCAGTTCTGATCTTGGCAGTGAATTGAAGAGTGGGGTGTTGACGTTGAGTAGCCAAGCCAAGTTGTCTGGAAAGGTGGAAATTATGGCGGTGACCAAGAAAAATAAGTCCGCCCAAATGGACTGCGCTATTGTGTTTGACTTGTCTAGAAAGGCAATTCAAGCTCTGCAGTGCAAATGA
- the LOC133746230 gene encoding uncharacterized protein LOC133746230, translating into MAEKNNQSYPIAPANGYARSDGESLVSEDELKRRKRIKLFTYIGIFIVFQIIVMTVFGLTVMKVKTPKVRLGEINIQSLNSVPATPSFDTSFTTQIRIKNTNWGPYKFDAGTTTFMYQGVPVGQVTIPKSKAGMRSTKKINVEVVLNSNVLPNSSTLGSELNSGVLTLTSQVQLKGKVELMLIMKKNKNASMDCTIAFDLASKAVKTLQCK; encoded by the coding sequence aTGGCTGAGAAGAACAACCAGTCTTATCCTATAGCCCCAGCAAATGGTTACGCAAGAAGTGACGGAGAGTCTTTGGTATCCGAAGATGAGCTCAAACGCAGGAAGAGAATTAAGTTGTTTACCTATATTGGTATCTTCATTGTGTTTCAGATCATAGTCATGACTGTATTTGGTCTTACTGTGATGAAAGTCAAGACCCCCAAGGTCAGGTTAGGGGAAATCAACATCCAAAGTCTCAACTCGGTCCCCGCAACACCATCGTTCGACACAAGCTTCACAACCCAAATCAGGATAAAGAACACAAATTGGGGTCCCTACAAGTTTGATGCAGGGACTACCACATTCATGTACCAAGGTGTGCCTGTGGGACAAGTTACTATTCCAAAGAGCAAGGCAGGAATGCGTTCTACCAAGAAGATCAACGTCGAGGTAGTTTTGAATAGCAATGTATTGCCAAACAGTTCTACTCTTGGAAGTGAATTGAACAGTGGGGTGTTAACGCTAACCAGCCAAGTTCAACTGAAAGGAAAAGTTGAATTGATGCTCATAATGAAGAAAAACAAGAATGCTTCCATGGACTGCACCATAGCTTTTGATTTGGCGTCAAAGGCGGTTAAAACTTTACAATGCAAGTGA
- the LOC133707069 gene encoding late embryogenesis abundant protein At1g64065-like: MAEKIKQALASVKGVATRKDEKLPTFQSEEELKRQKRIKLFTYIGIFIVFQIIVMTVFGLTVMKVKTPKVRLGAFSVQELTSVPATPLFNTSFTTQIRVKNTNWGPYKFDASIATFMYQGVPLGQVAIPKSKAGMRSTKKIDVTMSLSTDGLPSSSNLSTELNSGVLTLTSQAKLTGKVELMLIMKKKKSANMDCTIAFDLSTKTVKSLQCK; the protein is encoded by the coding sequence ATGGCTGAGAAGATCAAACAGGCCTTGGCATCAGTCAAAGGTGTTGCTACCAGAAAAGATGAAAAATTGCCCACCTTCCAATCTGAGGAAGAGCTCAAACGCCAGAAGAGGATCAAATTGTTTACATATATTGGTATTTTCATTGTGTTCCAAATCATAGTCATGACCGTATTTGGTCTTACAGTGATGAAAGTGAAAACACCTAAAGTGAGATTGGGAGCCTTCAGTGTCCAAGAGCTCACCTCCGTCCCTGCAACACCTTTGTTCAACACAAGCTTCACGACCCAAATCAGGGTCAAGAACACAAATTGGGGTCCCTATAAGTTTGATGCAAGCATTGCAACATTCATGTACCAAGGTGTTCCTTTGGGGCAAGTTGCTATTCCAAAAAGCAAGGCCGGGATGCGTTCCACCAAAAAGATTGATGTCACCATGAGTTTGAGTACCGATGGATTACCAAGCAGTAGCAATCTCAGTACTGAATTGAACAGCGGGGTGTTGACGCTAACCAGCCAAGCCAAATTGACCGGAAAGGTTGAATTGATGctcataatgaagaagaagaagtctgcCAATATGGACTGCACCATAGCTTTTGATTTGTCCACAAAGACTGTCAAAAGTTTACAATGCAAGTGA
- the LOC133707070 gene encoding uncharacterized protein LOC133707070 has translation MAENINQAYPLAPANGYTRSDRESLVSEDELKRRKRIKLFTYIGIFVVFQIIVMTVFGLTVMKVKTPKVRLGEISITNFNSAAATPSFDTTFNTQIRVKNTNWGPYKFDAGTVTFTYQGTPVGTVMVPKSKAGMRSTKKINVEVSLNTDALPSSSTLSSELNSGVLTLTSQAKLTGKVELMLIMKKKKSANMDCTIALDLSTKTIKSLQCK, from the coding sequence ATGGCTGAGAACATCAACCAGGCTTATCCTTTGGCACCAGCAAATGGTTACACAAGAAGTGACAGAGAATCTTTGGTCTCTGAAGATGAACTCAAACGCAGGAAGAGAATCAAATTGTTTACCTATATTGGTATTTTCGTTGTTTTTCAGATCATTGTCATGACCGTGTTTGGTCTCACTGTGATGAAAGTCAAGACCCCAAAGGTGAGGTTGGGCGAAATCAGCATCACAAACTTTAACTCAGCAGCTGCAACTCCTTCATTTGACACAACCTTCAACACCCAAATCAGGGTCAAGAACACCAACTGGGGTCCTTACAAATTTGATGCGGGCACTGTAACATTCACGTACCAAGGCACGCCTGTCGGGACAGTAATGGTACCTAAGAGCAAAGCTGGAATGCGCTCTACCAAGAAAATCAACGTCGAAGTGAGTTTAAACACTGATGCATTGCCAAGCAGTTCAACTCTTAGCAGTGAATTGAACAGTGGGGTGTTGACGCTGACTAGCCAAGCCAAATTGACTGGAAAGGTGGAATTGATGctcataatgaagaagaagaagtctgcCAATATGGACTGCACCATAGCTTTAGATTTGTCCACAAAGACTATCAAAAGTTTACAGTGCAAGTGA